From one Bordetella genomosp. 9 genomic stretch:
- a CDS encoding MASE1 domain-containing protein, with protein sequence MSDPHSSPDAMTRHRVLCLLGYTLGYACLAAVSMRERDSVTLSTLFWPPAGLLMAALMLSPPRRWIGWMALAAALHVAIGVEVGDRSVPVALVFALTDLAFCGAVAALWRWRTYAPAMLTTLRATLWFIVVLAVGSIGGGVLAALGLRAVDASASAAHWYVWSLAGFVGCIITTPAILAWSRFRPRALAEQNVLHLWIGLIAAFALLAGTTLVFNNPPSGAHFIWHDGFGVSYGPLLFVAIVALAWGAAGSTLTVAGLALVAGSYTLSGMGPYANIDHFTGEPLLAVQGFLGCASLLSLVTTALSADREQALKRTAALTRQLEAALRVSGQVAWEYRRTEERLYWLGRLPYGIDVANEPMPLGDWLRHVHEDDRDQVRAWLNTGTESYALRRLRLRLRGSDGGYHPMEMTGSALSQVPDRMTGLMGMAGDDARY encoded by the coding sequence ATGTCCGATCCCCATTCCTCTCCTGACGCCATGACGCGACACCGCGTACTGTGCCTGCTGGGATACACCTTGGGCTATGCCTGCCTGGCCGCCGTCAGCATGCGCGAGCGCGACTCGGTCACGCTGTCCACGCTGTTCTGGCCGCCCGCGGGCCTGTTGATGGCGGCGCTCATGCTCAGTCCGCCGCGCCGCTGGATCGGCTGGATGGCCCTGGCCGCCGCGCTGCACGTCGCGATCGGCGTCGAGGTGGGAGACCGATCGGTGCCGGTCGCGCTGGTCTTCGCCTTGACCGACCTGGCGTTCTGCGGCGCCGTCGCGGCGCTGTGGCGCTGGCGCACCTACGCGCCCGCCATGCTGACGACCCTGCGCGCCACCCTGTGGTTCATCGTGGTGCTGGCCGTGGGCAGCATCGGCGGCGGAGTCCTGGCCGCGCTGGGCCTGCGCGCCGTGGACGCGTCGGCATCCGCCGCGCACTGGTATGTCTGGAGCCTGGCCGGCTTCGTCGGCTGCATCATCACGACACCGGCCATACTGGCCTGGTCGCGCTTCCGCCCCCGCGCGCTGGCCGAGCAGAATGTGCTGCATCTCTGGATAGGCCTGATCGCCGCCTTCGCCCTGCTGGCCGGGACGACGCTGGTTTTCAACAATCCGCCCAGCGGCGCGCACTTCATCTGGCATGACGGCTTCGGCGTGAGCTACGGCCCTTTGCTGTTCGTGGCCATCGTGGCGCTGGCGTGGGGCGCGGCCGGCAGCACCCTGACCGTCGCGGGACTCGCGCTGGTCGCCGGCTCCTACACCCTGAGCGGCATGGGTCCCTACGCCAATATCGACCATTTCACCGGCGAACCGCTGCTGGCGGTGCAAGGCTTCCTGGGCTGCGCGTCGCTGTTGAGCCTGGTCACCACCGCGCTTTCGGCCGACCGCGAACAGGCCCTGAAACGCACCGCCGCGCTGACCCGCCAACTGGAGGCCGCCCTGCGCGTGAGCGGCCAGGTTGCCTGGGAATACCGCCGCACGGAAGAACGCCTGTACTGGCTGGGCCGCCTGCCCTACGGCATCGACGTGGCGAACGAACCCATGCCGCTGGGGGATTGGCTGCGCCACGTGCACGAGGACGACCGCGACCAGGTGCGCGCCTGGTTAAACACCGGCACCGAATCGTACGCCTTGCGGCGCCTGCGCCTGCGGCTGCGCGGTTCGGACGG
- the ggt gene encoding gamma-glutamyltransferase, which yields MVVTSQYLASQVGVDILKMGGNAVDAAVAVGYAQAVVNPCCGNIGGGGFMTIHLADGRDTFINFRETAPAGASRDMYLDGKGQLIKGASLYGYRAVGTPGTVLGMDTALRKYGKLSRQAVMAPAIKLAREGFVLTRADTDILDTSTDMFRRDPDAARIFLRADGTPLQPGDRLVQADLARTLQAIADHGPDAFYKGRIPAAVEQASMQGGGVIRAADFAAYTITENAPITCNYRGYVFVSAPPPSSGGATLCQILNILSGYDLRAMGYGSAQSVHVMTEAMRHAYMDRNTYLGDPAFVDNPLGRLLSKSYAASIREKIAGDRATPSKEVQPGMAPHEKTETTHYSIVDKDGNAVSTTYTVNGRFGAGVIAPGTGFFLNDEMDDFTTKIGAQNLFGLVQGATNAIAPGKRPLSSMAPTLVTRGGKTFMVLGSPGGSRIITITLETAINVIDHGMAPQEAVDAPRVHHQWLPDEVYYEKYGLSPDTLNILRGMGYKMVEQTPWGAAELVLVGLPDEAAGPGAASSGNDASVSGAVRPGYLYGANDERRPAGAALGY from the coding sequence ATGGTGGTGACCTCGCAATACCTGGCCTCGCAAGTCGGCGTCGATATCCTCAAGATGGGCGGCAACGCCGTCGACGCGGCGGTCGCGGTGGGCTATGCCCAGGCCGTCGTCAATCCCTGCTGCGGCAACATCGGCGGCGGCGGCTTCATGACCATCCATCTGGCCGACGGCCGGGATACCTTCATCAATTTCCGCGAAACCGCGCCGGCGGGCGCGTCGCGCGATATGTACCTGGACGGCAAGGGCCAGTTGATCAAGGGCGCCAGCCTGTACGGCTATCGCGCGGTAGGCACGCCGGGCACCGTGCTGGGCATGGATACGGCGCTGCGCAAGTACGGCAAGCTGTCGCGCCAGGCCGTCATGGCGCCGGCCATCAAGCTCGCGCGCGAAGGCTTCGTCCTGACACGCGCCGACACGGACATCCTGGATACCAGTACGGATATGTTCCGCCGCGATCCGGACGCGGCCAGGATATTCCTGCGTGCCGACGGCACGCCGCTGCAGCCGGGCGACCGGCTGGTGCAGGCCGACCTGGCGCGCACGCTGCAGGCCATCGCCGACCATGGCCCCGATGCGTTCTACAAGGGCCGCATACCGGCCGCCGTCGAGCAGGCCTCGATGCAGGGCGGCGGCGTGATCCGCGCCGCCGACTTCGCCGCCTACACCATCACGGAGAACGCGCCTATCACCTGCAATTACCGAGGCTATGTGTTCGTGTCGGCGCCGCCGCCCAGCTCGGGCGGCGCCACCCTGTGCCAGATCCTGAACATCCTGTCGGGCTACGACCTGCGCGCCATGGGATACGGATCGGCGCAATCCGTGCACGTCATGACCGAAGCCATGCGGCATGCCTACATGGATCGCAACACCTACCTGGGCGATCCCGCCTTCGTCGACAACCCGCTGGGCCGCCTGCTGAGCAAGTCGTACGCGGCGTCGATACGCGAAAAGATCGCCGGCGACCGCGCCACGCCTTCGAAAGAGGTGCAGCCCGGCATGGCGCCGCATGAGAAGACCGAGACCACGCATTACTCCATCGTCGACAAGGACGGCAACGCGGTGTCCACCACGTACACGGTGAACGGCCGCTTCGGCGCCGGCGTCATCGCGCCCGGCACCGGCTTCTTCCTGAACGACGAAATGGACGACTTCACCACGAAGATAGGGGCGCAGAACCTGTTCGGCCTGGTGCAGGGCGCCACCAACGCGATCGCCCCGGGCAAGCGGCCGCTGTCGTCCATGGCGCCGACGCTGGTGACGCGCGGCGGCAAGACCTTCATGGTGCTGGGTTCGCCGGGGGGCTCGCGCATCATCACCATTACGCTGGAAACCGCCATCAACGTCATCGACCACGGCATGGCGCCGCAGGAGGCGGTGGATGCGCCGCGCGTCCATCACCAATGGCTGCCGGACGAGGTCTATTACGAGAAATATGGCCTGTCGCCCGACACGCTGAACATCCTGCGCGGCATGGGCTACAAGATGGTCGAACAGACGCCTTGGGGCGCCGCCGAGCTGGTGCTGGTCGGGCTGCCCGACGAAGCCGCAGGCCCGGGCGCGGCCAGCTCGGGCAATGACGCGTCGGTATCGGGCGCGGTGCGGCCGGGCTATCTCTATGGCGCGAACGACGAACGCCGGCCCGCCGGGGCGGCTCTGGGGTATTGA
- a CDS encoding SlyX family protein, with translation MTTEEDLARSVKELEIKSGFAEDLLEQLNQVVHRQQSQIERLAQTIGQLRRQIDDAGDAKGGAGGPRDELPPHY, from the coding sequence ATGACGACCGAAGAAGACCTGGCGCGGAGCGTCAAGGAGCTGGAAATCAAATCCGGCTTCGCCGAGGATCTGCTGGAGCAACTGAATCAGGTGGTGCACCGGCAGCAGTCCCAGATAGAACGGCTGGCGCAGACCATCGGCCAGTTGCGCCGGCAGATCGACGACGCGGGCGACGCCAAGGGGGGCGCCGGCGGCCCGCGGGACGAGCTGCCGCCGCATTACTGA
- a CDS encoding SRPBCC family protein → MTTVFVSSVIDAPAGDVWAAVRDFDAMPQWHPVIADSMIENGLTADRVGCVRRFHTRDGGLIREQLLALSDYDYTFTYAILESPMGVSDYVATLKLTPVTDGDRCFGEWSAEFTAPPEREAELKRFVGQEVFLAGFHALQARLSTRR, encoded by the coding sequence ATGACCACGGTCTTCGTCTCCAGCGTCATCGACGCCCCGGCCGGCGACGTCTGGGCCGCCGTGCGGGACTTCGACGCCATGCCGCAGTGGCATCCGGTGATCGCCGATTCCATGATAGAGAACGGACTGACCGCCGATCGCGTGGGCTGCGTGCGCCGCTTCCACACACGCGACGGCGGGCTGATCCGCGAACAGTTGCTGGCCCTGTCCGACTACGACTACACCTTCACCTACGCCATCCTGGAAAGCCCCATGGGCGTTTCCGACTACGTTGCGACGCTGAAGCTGACGCCCGTCACCGACGGCGATCGCTGCTTCGGCGAGTGGAGCGCCGAATTCACCGCGCCGCCCGAGCGCGAAGCCGAGCTGAAGCGCTTCGTCGGCCAGGAAGTCTTCCTGGCGGGCTTTCACGCGCTGCAGGCGCGCCTGTCGACACGGCGCTGA
- a CDS encoding flotillin family protein, whose product MSGSQFGTFLLIVLAIAIVAAIVVGLLHWLYLRASKERAFVRTGLGGQRVVLDGGALVLPIVHDVIPVNMSTLRLEVSRGRDKALITKDRMRVDVIAEFYVRVQASAQAVADAAQTLGQRTMAPEQLKELLEGKFVDALRTVAAELTMEELHERRGDYVRRVREAVAENLIKNGLELEAASLTQLDQTSMEFFNPSNAFDAEGLTRLTEQIERRKKQRNDIEQDTLIAIRNKNLEAEKLSLDIDRESEGARLAQERDLEIARAEQRATLARERAERDKEGQRAQIAAQQAVEEARLRAEQIVESNRINKDRELQAAEIERRKAVELAEQQRSIAVAMQSKSQSEAQAAADTARALAVAAEEKIFTARELEMAERRKRIELVAAAQAAEREALGVRVAAEAERAASEDRGYAMRAQAEAEADADRIRLAAARIRHEVEAEGLRMMNESSNILTPEARASALRMRLLEKVEGIIRESVKPMEKIDSIRIMHVDGMGGGGAGGHDHGGTFSDGVVNSALRFRAQAPIVDQLLKEIGLDSADINRMAGATTLAGPAGEKKA is encoded by the coding sequence ATGTCAGGCTCACAATTCGGCACTTTCCTGCTGATCGTGCTCGCGATCGCGATCGTGGCCGCCATCGTCGTCGGACTGCTGCACTGGCTGTACCTGCGGGCATCCAAGGAACGCGCCTTCGTCCGCACCGGACTGGGGGGGCAGCGCGTGGTGCTGGACGGCGGCGCCCTGGTGCTGCCCATCGTCCATGATGTCATCCCGGTCAACATGAGCACGCTGCGCCTCGAGGTCTCGCGCGGCCGCGACAAGGCCCTGATCACCAAGGACCGCATGCGCGTGGACGTCATCGCCGAGTTCTACGTGCGCGTGCAGGCGAGCGCGCAGGCGGTGGCCGACGCCGCGCAGACGCTGGGACAACGCACCATGGCGCCGGAGCAGTTGAAGGAATTGCTGGAAGGCAAGTTCGTCGACGCACTGCGCACGGTGGCGGCCGAACTGACCATGGAAGAGCTGCACGAGCGGCGCGGCGACTACGTGCGGCGCGTGCGCGAGGCCGTCGCCGAGAACCTGATCAAGAACGGCCTTGAGCTGGAAGCCGCTTCGCTGACCCAGCTGGACCAGACGTCGATGGAGTTCTTCAACCCCAGCAACGCCTTCGATGCCGAAGGCCTGACCCGCCTGACCGAACAGATCGAGCGGCGTAAAAAGCAGCGCAACGACATCGAGCAGGACACGCTGATCGCGATCCGCAACAAGAACCTGGAGGCGGAAAAGCTGTCCCTGGACATCGATCGCGAATCGGAAGGCGCGCGCCTGGCGCAGGAACGCGACCTGGAGATCGCCCGCGCCGAACAGCGCGCGACGCTGGCGCGCGAACGGGCCGAGCGCGACAAGGAAGGCCAGCGCGCGCAGATCGCCGCGCAGCAGGCGGTGGAAGAAGCCCGCCTGCGCGCGGAACAGATCGTCGAATCCAACCGCATCAACAAGGACCGCGAACTGCAGGCGGCGGAAATCGAACGCCGCAAGGCCGTCGAACTGGCCGAACAGCAGCGTTCCATCGCCGTGGCCATGCAATCGAAATCCCAGTCCGAAGCCCAGGCCGCGGCCGACACGGCGCGGGCGCTGGCCGTCGCCGCCGAGGAAAAAATCTTCACCGCGCGCGAACTGGAGATGGCCGAGCGGCGCAAGCGCATCGAACTCGTCGCCGCCGCGCAGGCGGCCGAACGTGAAGCCCTGGGCGTGCGCGTCGCCGCGGAGGCCGAGCGCGCCGCCAGCGAAGACCGCGGTTACGCGATGCGCGCCCAGGCCGAAGCGGAAGCCGACGCCGATCGCATCCGCCTGGCCGCCGCCCGCATCCGCCACGAGGTCGAAGCCGAAGGGCTGCGCATGATGAACGAGTCCTCCAACATCCTGACGCCCGAAGCGCGCGCGTCCGCCCTGCGCATGCGCCTGCTCGAAAAAGTGGAAGGCATCATCCGCGAATCGGTCAAGCCGATGGAGAAGATAGACAGCATACGCATCATGCACGTCGACGGCATGGGCGGCGGCGGCGCGGGCGGCCACGACCACGGCGGCACGTTTTCCGACGGCGTCGTCAACTCCGCCCTGCGCTTCCGCGCCCAGGCGCCCATCGTCGACCAATTGCTGAAGGAAATCGGCCTGGACAGCGCCGACATCAACCGGATGGCGGGCGCGACCACGCTGGCCGGGCCCGCCGGGGAGAAGAAAGCATGA
- a CDS encoding phosphoenolpyruvate hydrolase family protein, whose amino-acid sequence MPRIARETILERLRGMIARGEPIIGAGAGTGLSARCEEAGGVDLIVIYNSGRYRMAGRGSLAGLMAYGNANEVVLEMAREVLPVVDRTPVLAGVNGTDPFMLAEPFLRQLQALGFSGVQNFPTVGLIDGVFRANLEETGMSYAMEIDMIARAHALDMLTTPYVFSEANAADMARAGADVVVCHLGLTTGGDIGARTALTLDDCVPRIQAWAEAARAARDDVIVLCHGGPISAPEDAAYILSACPQCHGFFGASSMERLPAETALTETARQFKQITR is encoded by the coding sequence ATGCCACGCATCGCGCGTGAAACCATACTCGAACGCCTGCGCGGCATGATCGCCCGCGGCGAGCCCATCATCGGCGCGGGCGCCGGCACGGGACTTTCCGCGCGTTGCGAGGAAGCCGGCGGCGTGGACCTGATCGTGATCTACAACTCGGGCCGCTACCGCATGGCGGGCCGCGGCTCGCTGGCCGGCCTGATGGCCTACGGCAACGCCAACGAGGTCGTCCTGGAGATGGCGCGCGAAGTGCTGCCCGTGGTCGACCGTACCCCAGTTCTGGCCGGCGTCAACGGCACGGATCCCTTCATGCTGGCCGAACCCTTCCTGCGCCAGTTGCAGGCACTGGGCTTCTCCGGCGTGCAGAACTTCCCCACCGTCGGCCTGATCGACGGCGTGTTCCGCGCCAACCTGGAAGAAACAGGCATGAGCTACGCCATGGAAATCGACATGATCGCGCGCGCCCATGCGCTGGACATGCTGACCACCCCATACGTATTCAGCGAAGCGAACGCCGCCGATATGGCGCGGGCCGGCGCCGACGTCGTCGTGTGCCATCTGGGCCTGACCACCGGCGGCGACATCGGCGCGCGCACCGCGCTGACGCTAGACGACTGCGTGCCACGCATCCAGGCCTGGGCGGAGGCGGCCCGGGCCGCCCGCGACGACGTGATCGTGCTGTGCCACGGCGGCCCGATCTCCGCGCCGGAGGATGCCGCCTACATCCTGTCCGCCTGCCCGCAATGCCACGGCTTCTTCGGCGCCTCCAGCATGGAGCGCCTGCCGGCCGAAACCGCGCTGACGGAAACCGCGCGCCAGTTCAAGCAAATCACCCGATAA